Proteins encoded within one genomic window of Pongo pygmaeus isolate AG05252 chromosome 18, NHGRI_mPonPyg2-v2.0_pri, whole genome shotgun sequence:
- the AQP8 gene encoding aquaporin-8 isoform X1 gives MSGEIAMCEPEFGDDKAREPSVGGRWRVSWYERFVQPCLVELLGSALFIFIGCLSVIENGTDTGLLQPALAHGLALGLVIATLGNISGGHFNPAVSLAAMLIGGLNLVMLLPYWVSQLLGGLLGAALAKAVSPEERFWNASGAAFVTVQEKGQVAGALGAEIILTMLLALAVCMGAINEKTKGPLAPFSIGFAVTVDILAGGTVSGGCMNPARAFGPAVVANHWDFHWIYWLGPLLAGLLVGLLIRCFIGDGKTRLILKSR, from the exons ATGTCTGGAGAG ATAGCCATGTGTGAGCCTGAATTTGGCGATGACAAGGCCAGGGAGCCGAGCGTGGGTGGCAGGTGGCGAGTGTCCTGGTACGAACGGTTTGTGCAGCCATGCCTGGTCGAATTGCTGGGCTCTGCTCTCTTCATCTTCATCGGGTGCCTGTCGGTCATTGAGAATGGGACGGACACTGGGCTGCTGCAGCCGGCCCTGGCCCATGGGCTGGCTTTGGGGCTCGTGATTGCCACGCTGGGGAATATCAG TGGTGGACACTTCAACCCTGCGGTGTCCCTGGCAGCCATGCTGATCGGAGGCCTCAACCTGGTGATGCTCCTCCCGTACTGGGTCTCACAGCTGCTCGGGGGCCTGCTCGGGGCTGCCTTGGCCAAG GCGGTGAGTCCCGAGGAGAGGTTCTGGAATGCATCTGGGGCGGCCTTTGTGACAGTCCAGGAGAAGGGGCAGGTGGCAGGGGCGTTGGGGGCAGAGATCATCCTGACGATGCTGCTGGCCCTGGCTGTATGCATGGGTGCCATAAATGAGAAGACAAAGGGCCCTCTGGCCCCGTTCTCCATCGGCTTTGCCGTCACCGTGGATATCCTGGCCGG GGGTACTGTGTCTGGAGGCTGCATGAACCCCGCCCGTGCTTTTGGACCTGCGGTGGTGGCCAACCACTGGGACTTCCACTGGATCTACTGGCTGGGCCCACTCCTGGCTGGCCTGCTTGTTGGACTGCTCATTAG GTGCTTCATTGGAGATGGGAAGACCCGCCTCATCCTGAAGTCTCGGTGA
- the AQP8 gene encoding aquaporin-8 isoform X2, with translation MCEPEFGDDKAREPSVGGRWRVSWYERFVQPCLVELLGSALFIFIGCLSVIENGTDTGLLQPALAHGLALGLVIATLGNISGGHFNPAVSLAAMLIGGLNLVMLLPYWVSQLLGGLLGAALAKAVSPEERFWNASGAAFVTVQEKGQVAGALGAEIILTMLLALAVCMGAINEKTKGPLAPFSIGFAVTVDILAGGTVSGGCMNPARAFGPAVVANHWDFHWIYWLGPLLAGLLVGLLIRCFIGDGKTRLILKSR, from the exons ATGTGTGAGCCTGAATTTGGCGATGACAAGGCCAGGGAGCCGAGCGTGGGTGGCAGGTGGCGAGTGTCCTGGTACGAACGGTTTGTGCAGCCATGCCTGGTCGAATTGCTGGGCTCTGCTCTCTTCATCTTCATCGGGTGCCTGTCGGTCATTGAGAATGGGACGGACACTGGGCTGCTGCAGCCGGCCCTGGCCCATGGGCTGGCTTTGGGGCTCGTGATTGCCACGCTGGGGAATATCAG TGGTGGACACTTCAACCCTGCGGTGTCCCTGGCAGCCATGCTGATCGGAGGCCTCAACCTGGTGATGCTCCTCCCGTACTGGGTCTCACAGCTGCTCGGGGGCCTGCTCGGGGCTGCCTTGGCCAAG GCGGTGAGTCCCGAGGAGAGGTTCTGGAATGCATCTGGGGCGGCCTTTGTGACAGTCCAGGAGAAGGGGCAGGTGGCAGGGGCGTTGGGGGCAGAGATCATCCTGACGATGCTGCTGGCCCTGGCTGTATGCATGGGTGCCATAAATGAGAAGACAAAGGGCCCTCTGGCCCCGTTCTCCATCGGCTTTGCCGTCACCGTGGATATCCTGGCCGG GGGTACTGTGTCTGGAGGCTGCATGAACCCCGCCCGTGCTTTTGGACCTGCGGTGGTGGCCAACCACTGGGACTTCCACTGGATCTACTGGCTGGGCCCACTCCTGGCTGGCCTGCTTGTTGGACTGCTCATTAG GTGCTTCATTGGAGATGGGAAGACCCGCCTCATCCTGAAGTCTCGGTGA